In Enoplosus armatus isolate fEnoArm2 chromosome 12, fEnoArm2.hap1, whole genome shotgun sequence, the DNA window GTCTGACCTGAGCTGCAGCAACACAACCGTCCGATCATCACATgctgggggggggtgaaggggaGAATTGTACGTTTAACAGCAaaagtccagactgaaatgtttctcaTCGCCCAGTAAAAAGAGCTGCATCAGAGCCACCCGACGCATTCAAAATGCTTTGTCACTGCAAAAAGCCACTTAAGGACCAAAGCGTCCATATTCTCCATCCACCCCGTCTGGCAGAGACGGTCTCATGGCAACAGGCTGGTCCTGCAGGAGGCGCTGTGTGGGCTGAtgaagctttaaaaacacatcgtTTTAAgagcattttggaaaatggaGATAAAGCTACGGACAGCCGACGTGACCACTGCCAAGGCAAGTGAACGAAAGAAATGACACAGCCCTCACTTACTGCAGGGTCtgaaacacacctgtgtgtcATCGTCCTATCCGTGGTGTTCGTTTTCCCTCTATGCTTCCTGGTTGTGGCTATCGTACCGCATTCTGattcacaacacattttattgttttagcaTTAATACATTCCACACACTGAACATTACTCCTCATTCAATATAAACCCCTAACATTGGCAAAGGGGGGCTTTTCAAATCTGCAAAATGAACATtataaaacaattatttattattattattataaaactTTCTAATTACACATGCCCTGCATTTCGTTCCTTTAAAATACAGTAGGTTTACAATAAGTGTTAGTTATGTGAGTATAGAAGCACGTCCACCCTACAGTCGCACAGCACGAGTTCTTgggaaacgtgtgtgtgtgtgtgtgtgtgtgtgtgtgtgtgtgtgtgtgtgcgtctctgtgtgtgtgttgtgtgtgtgtgtctgtgtgtgtgtgtgtgtctctgtgtgtgtgtgtgtgtgtctgtgtgtgtgactgcaaaCATGCTCCAGTCTGTGTCTTATCCGTCTTCTTCTTACGAAAGCGTCGAAAGTTTAAAAACAACGTGTAGTGGCGGTGGTGGGGATCCTTGCATGAATGTCAGCGGCGGTGTGATGAATCACTCCAGAAGGGGTGAGAGGGGTGTGGGTGTGGGGAGGAGTAGGTAGTAAGGGTGGCACTGATCCTAAGTCTGTTTCACCAGCACTTTCTGCTCAGAGTCTTGACagttcctctcctcccctctcctccctcgcCCCTCCGGCAGAGGTGTGCGGTTGGTCCGGCTGTCCTGCCTCCGGACTGCGAGGCCTCCTCAGGCTTCCTCCTGCTCGGGGAAGTTGAGGATCTTGCGGTGGGCTTGCCTCAggtactgctgctgtttgaagtaCACCTTAAACGCCCCCTTGATGGCCACAAAGGCGATGCCTCCctgtagggaaaaaaaaaaaacacaggcgtCTTGAAAGAAAGCTTCAAGACATCAAAGCTTCATGGCTAAAGAAAAatcttctttcatttccacGCTGACTGTCACACGTATGACAGCACCTAAcatcccataaacacacacaagcagagaggagatCTTCCTCGTTGCTTCCCGACTAGCTATGAGTGAGGAATACCCTACAACATTTACAGTGCTTCATGGTATTCGTGGGTTATGTGGGGTCAGTTTCAGTGTGAATGATGGAGTGGAAAATCCCTTCAAATCTCCAACCTGCTCCCCTGATGTGTGGGAGCTAAAACCTGAACAGGAATCTAGCTCAAATACACTTGTTTgttgttagatgagaagactgatcCCACCTTCATGtctgctggttagcttagcttagcataaagactggaaacagcgagcctggccgtgtccgaaggtaacaaaagaGTAGTAGTcctgaatttaaataaaattacagaaatgattaaataggagaagaaaacaaaaaaagaaattacatcaAAGTATGACCCCGAAGTAACCAAATTATTAAATACTGTTAATGCAAAAACTTCAATACTCAATAATATCAATTTTAGTGATTCTTGGAATGAGTTTTGACTACAGAGCAGATGAATTCTGTCTGAACGTGTTTAGATAACTAACCGAggtcttcctccctccttcctgcaAAGGTGAAATCATCAACGcagagctgtctgtctgtctgtctgtctgtctgtctgtctgtctgtctgtctgtctgtctgtctgtctgtctgtcacacagagCTCAGTAGATGAGGACAGAGTGTTCAGTGGTATCGGTTACCTCTCTGTCCCCACCACtaggtgatggaggaggtggagtttcTGTTATGTATGAATGGTTCATATTTCACATGGTTAACACTAGCTGAACTAAAACAAGGAGAGCATGTGCCTCAATTAGATTTAGGAATTATAGTCAATCATCCACATAAACAGCAGCTGATTCAGCTCCATTCTTTGAAGCACTCTGTTCGCCAGCagaatttttattttagatgtaTGAGCAGCTTCTGGTTGTACCCACCAGGATGGTCCTCTGCAGGTTGGAGTTGACGCTGCTGAACATGAGCTTCCCCACGATGGTGGCGATGGTGGGGAAGACCAGGGCGCCGCATAGGATCCGCGTGGCCGACACGTGGTCTGCTAGGGGGCTGGCCTCGGCCGGTATACGCGGAACTGGGCAGCCAATCCCTGCAGGGACGCAAAGAAAGCGGCAGGGAGCCAGTTCAAACATACATGATTGTATTTGTAGCTGAGAGTACAGCAGATCTAATAAGCAAAGATACCGTGCAGTAACACACTACTATAGAGCACAGTTACAGCTCCTGCTCTTATTCACATCATTTCACAATGAGAGCAATGTCTGAATAAGGTCCGAGCTCTCTATTGGCCgcagtaaaagaagaagaaagacacatgaacacatctCTGAGTGCtggggtttgttttgtgtccCGACCTGGGAAGATGCTGTTGAGGATCTGCAGTTTGTTAGAGTACTTCCTCCACAGACGCAGGACGTAGTCCTCCCAGCGGATCATCTTGCCGAGGATCAGCATGACAGGGATGGTGGGCAGGCCAATGAGTAGGAACAGAGGGTCGGCCCGCTCCATAACATCCAGGCCCTCCTTATGGCCCACCACCTGGAGAGCAGACGGGACGGTCAGAATGGAAAACTACAGCAGGGGAGTGAAACTGGTTGACTTTTACTTACGAGAATCAAAGAAAGGAGCAACGAAGGAGCACAAAAAGGCTGCTGTACCTAACCACATGCACATTATAGTTTATATTATACACTGGGATTTAATTCACAGTCAGAGTCACAACCTTAACTAGACGAACAGACCTATTCTAAACCAGCACCTCTCAGGAGGGATCACTGGTCGTACCTGCATGACAGTGACAGCTCCGTAGGTGACGGCAGTCCAGTAGATGGAGCCCACCATGATGCCAGCCGCAGCGAAAGGGCCGGCCTTGGAGATGAGCCGGTCGGCCAGGTCCAGCACGTAAACCACGGGGCCTGATGGAGgaaagcagagtgtgtgagacCAAGTGGTTCAAGTGCGACTCTTATTTTGAAGTTCGTCTGACCACCGTTGGGTGTATACATTCATAACCTTTGGGCCTGCAGGTTGTGCAGGTTGTAGTCAAGTAATCGCAGTTGATGCCAAATCAGACTGTTATTATTACAAGGACAAGCTAAATCAGACTTTATGAGAAATATTATGATAATATTTGATGGACtatttttaattgcttttttaaaattgaatCCCAGTGAACGACAAAGATTTATGTAAAGCCACACATTAACATCCTGTCACTGGCAGACAATCAAAGCCATCTGTGTTACGGTGTATCTGAACGTGAGAGTGAATCCTCTAGAAGTCAGCAGATCCTGCTTGTGAGACGACACCGAAGCCGAGCGTAAGGTATCGTGGGGGACGACGCGAGCCGatgaacagtgtgtgagtgtacagcAGGGGTCATGAGACTCCTGCTGGTAAAACCACCACTGGAACTAGAAAAGCCTCCAAACTCAACACACATTCCTCTCATTCATCTACAAAAACAGAGCCAAAACCATCATTGCCTTTTCTGCCTCAAGGCTGAACTAATTGCATAAACAGTAAACGAACAGAAGACACGAGGAAGCTCGCACTAAATAAACATCATGTGTCAGGCAGTCTTCTACTGcaacaagaaaaatgacaacgATGCAGTCACGTGaaagttaaagaaaagaaactcaGAGGCAGGCCAGGTATGGCGCATACCTTGCAGGGTTAttgacagacagggaggaggcTTCTCAGGCAGGTTCCTCCAAGATTAAAAATAACTGGGCTGATTCACGACAAGCATGTAATGAGGATTAATCTGAAGTCCAAGCTTGCCTTCAGAGCCCCTACATCCCTGTCTGACATCAGGAGCAGgaccttaaaaacaaacaaacaaaaaaaaacttgagaaaAGTCTCTGCTGCGTCCTCCTCTCCGGCATTCCATGCCGACTCGAGGGAAATCATGCAATATTTACAGGAAGGCAACCTGATTTCCTCACTCAGACAGACCCATCCACATCCTATTAATAACCAGCCCAGGAGTcagtgggaggagagcagggtgGGGATGCTACCATAGTGCGCGAGCAAGAAAAACAGCActgtgggcttgtgtgtgtgtgtgttgcagtgcagCTCTGTAAACTCAAACTGCAAGATGAGATCCACAACACAGAGCACTTCCTTAAACACCTTCTTACTATAATCCACATGGCACATATACAGTGTACGATGACGGTGGCAGATTTACTACCTATATTCTTGGCCGTTTTTGGACAGTgagtccttgatttcagacagtgacagacaaaagcagactTCTCGTGTCTACCCCACAACAGTCGATTATGTCGGATGAAATGATGACTGTCATTGATcgattttatcagctgtaacATCAGTTCCATAAGTTGGTTAGAAACGCTGCCTCCAGCCGTTTGTTCCAGCATTGCCGTGAGGGGCTAGTTAGTGCTATTAGCTATTACACTGTAGGTATGATAGGGAACATTTCATTGTATTATAaccctgtttggctgcttagcttTGCAAGTAattgtttgcattttcaaacCTTCATACACATTTGATGTATCACTACACAGAGATGTAAAACAACCTCACATATTTATGTGGCTCAAAGGTCATTTCAAAAGGCTCTCTTACAAACATGCGTGTCTCTTGGGAAGCGTGACATCTACAATCTTTTTAGATCTATTTTTAAAATAGTGATTTTGACACGCGTCTTGTCTAGTTGGGAAATAAATCAG includes these proteins:
- the marchf5 gene encoding E3 ubiquitin-protein ligase MARCHF5, which gives rise to MAEQSAVVMQQNLDRSCWVCFATDEDDRTAEWVRPCRCRGSTKWVHQACLQRWVDEKQRGNSTARVACPQCNAEYLIVFPKLGPVVYVLDLADRLISKAGPFAAAGIMVGSIYWTAVTYGAVTVMQVVGHKEGLDVMERADPLFLLIGLPTIPVMLILGKMIRWEDYVLRLWRKYSNKLQILNSIFPGIGCPVPRIPAEASPLADHVSATRILCGALVFPTIATIVGKLMFSSVNSNLQRTILGGIAFVAIKGAFKVYFKQQQYLRQAHRKILNFPEQEEA